The following proteins come from a genomic window of Vallitaleaceae bacterium 9-2:
- a CDS encoding FAD-dependent oxidoreductase — protein MTKDYDVIIIGGGTSGTMAAIAAARNGADVLLVEKNGYLGGVMTGAGVGPMMTFHAGDEQVIQGIMGELVERLQNKGMSPGHIADSTGFTYTVTPFDNEGLKVEEEQMVMESGADLLFHTSLADVKVDNNRIKEVILCNKNGLESYRAKVYIDATGDADLSVWSGVEYTKGRHDGKMQPLTLMLKMNNVDIDKVKEYVVNNPDQFPRLNGNTEQVVKANRLSLAGFTMLFEEAKQKKMISTEREDILFFETNTPGEVIFNTSRILNCDGTDPVSLTKAEIEGRKQTSEIAAFVKEYIPGFENSKVVQTGPSVGVRGSRQIVGVYTLTTDDLIKGKRFEDRITVGGYPIDIHSPEGAGTDVVKMEWGHRYYIPYRTLVNDRIDNLITVGRCVSATYEAQAALRVSPIIGAVGQAGGTAAALVVNQEKEKTQDVDMDLLKNTLIEQGMYLS, from the coding sequence TTGACGAAAGACTATGATGTTATTATTATTGGTGGAGGTACTTCAGGAACAATGGCTGCAATAGCTGCTGCAAGAAATGGTGCTGATGTATTATTAGTAGAAAAGAATGGATACTTAGGTGGCGTCATGACCGGAGCCGGAGTAGGACCAATGATGACCTTTCATGCAGGTGATGAACAAGTAATTCAGGGTATCATGGGAGAGCTTGTAGAACGCCTGCAAAACAAAGGAATGTCACCAGGGCATATTGCAGATAGTACAGGTTTCACATATACAGTAACTCCCTTTGATAATGAAGGTTTAAAAGTTGAAGAAGAACAAATGGTTATGGAAAGTGGTGCGGATCTTCTATTTCATACAAGCCTAGCAGATGTTAAGGTAGACAATAATAGGATTAAAGAAGTTATTCTATGTAATAAAAATGGACTTGAAAGTTATAGAGCTAAAGTATATATTGATGCAACAGGGGATGCAGATTTATCCGTTTGGTCAGGTGTAGAATATACAAAAGGACGACATGATGGGAAAATGCAACCACTAACCTTAATGTTAAAAATGAATAACGTAGATATTGATAAAGTCAAAGAATATGTTGTAAACAATCCAGATCAATTTCCTAGGTTGAATGGAAATACAGAACAAGTCGTTAAGGCTAACCGACTTTCTTTGGCTGGTTTTACCATGTTATTTGAAGAAGCTAAACAGAAAAAAATGATTTCAACAGAGAGAGAAGACATCTTGTTTTTTGAAACAAATACACCAGGAGAAGTTATTTTTAATACAAGTCGCATTTTAAATTGTGATGGAACTGATCCGGTGAGTTTAACCAAGGCAGAAATCGAAGGTAGAAAACAAACAAGTGAAATTGCCGCTTTTGTTAAAGAATATATTCCCGGATTTGAAAATTCCAAGGTCGTCCAAACAGGCCCATCGGTTGGGGTTAGAGGTTCACGACAAATTGTTGGGGTCTATACATTAACGACAGATGACTTAATTAAAGGAAAGCGATTTGAAGATCGTATTACTGTTGGAGGTTATCCTATTGATATTCATTCACCGGAAGGTGCTGGGACAGACGTTGTCAAAATGGAATGGGGACATCGCTACTATATTCCATATCGAACACTAGTTAATGATCGAATTGATAATCTAATTACAGTTGGACGATGTGTTTCAGCAACCTATGAAGCGCAAGCCGCCCTACGTGTCTCACCAATTATAGGTGCGGTTGGCCAAGCAGGTGGAACGGCAGCCGCTCTTGTTGTCAATCAAGAAAAGGAAAAAACACAAGATGTTGATATGGATTTATTGAAAAATACATTAATAGAACAAGGAATGTACTTATCCTAA
- a CDS encoding histidine kinase, whose translation MKKKIKNFFKGIFIRFVLSFIVVGLLPISGMIYIIYHKLPIEVESYMIANYEEILLYTGKSLKIRLDEFDALLKSIYSLESLDAGIQPNLEDQISSGNIRDNQEKLMDQYINSVLYTDQYIESVFFLNAQNKVLGYQSKSTNFYYEDIQFENITKFSEIRTDKRSLTILPSHHEEYFSKKNKRVLTFARNHLDINYLPSIEKVNNILLIDVNDQFITDILNRLELIEQSEIIILDRDEYLIYTSKNEVYEKEKDVIDDVIFSEAITYESGHYISGEDLYFYNHIEEYDWYMFYKVNRLSMSGIIQELRTVATVLLVLIVITFILFALIFSQKLSKPIKNISTQMKKVAYGDLTTKVEVQDSYEAMQLAEAFNKMTEKLKEYIEKAYMAQIKQKEAELDAIKTQIRPHYLYNTLEIIRMSALAEDAENTEEMIVALSNQLRYVIGHSKQRVTLKMEIEMIYHYFKIIKIRFENRVSLEMNIPKEFYEYKILKLLIQPVVENAVIHGLKVKKGKGKVKLSARVVDNTLEVQIIDDGIGMDETKVDIIRKMLDSNNLNNDISSDQESIGLKNVHDRIQMTYGKQFGLFVKSKKNYGTLVTLTIPVEKGGE comes from the coding sequence ATGAAAAAGAAAATTAAAAATTTTTTCAAAGGTATCTTTATTCGATTTGTGCTATCATTTATTGTAGTAGGATTACTTCCTATTTCAGGAATGATTTACATTATATATCATAAGTTGCCTATAGAAGTTGAAAGCTATATGATAGCTAATTATGAAGAAATTTTATTATATACTGGTAAAAGTCTAAAAATTAGATTAGATGAATTTGATGCATTACTTAAATCGATTTACTCGTTAGAATCTTTAGATGCTGGAATACAACCTAATCTAGAAGATCAGATTTCTAGCGGAAATATTCGAGATAATCAAGAGAAATTAATGGATCAGTATATTAATAGCGTTTTGTACACGGATCAATATATAGAAAGTGTTTTCTTTTTAAATGCACAAAATAAAGTGTTAGGCTATCAGTCCAAAAGTACAAACTTTTATTATGAAGATATTCAATTTGAAAATATTACTAAATTTAGTGAAATTAGAACTGATAAGCGTAGCTTAACTATATTACCAAGTCATCATGAAGAGTACTTTAGTAAAAAAAATAAAAGAGTTTTGACATTTGCTCGTAATCATTTAGATATTAATTATTTGCCAAGCATTGAAAAAGTGAATAATATATTATTAATTGATGTAAATGATCAATTTATTACAGACATACTTAATCGATTAGAGCTTATAGAGCAAAGTGAGATAATAATTTTAGATCGTGATGAATATCTTATTTATACATCTAAAAACGAAGTCTATGAAAAAGAGAAAGATGTAATTGATGATGTGATTTTTTCAGAAGCAATAACATATGAATCAGGACATTATATTAGCGGTGAAGACTTATATTTTTATAATCATATAGAAGAATATGATTGGTATATGTTTTATAAAGTAAACCGTTTGAGTATGAGCGGAATCATTCAGGAATTGCGTACGGTGGCAACAGTTTTATTAGTACTAATAGTTATAACTTTTATATTGTTTGCACTTATTTTTTCGCAAAAACTATCAAAACCAATAAAAAATATTAGTACACAAATGAAAAAAGTAGCATATGGTGACTTGACGACAAAAGTAGAGGTTCAAGATAGCTATGAAGCTATGCAATTAGCAGAAGCATTTAATAAAATGACAGAAAAATTGAAGGAATATATTGAAAAAGCATATATGGCCCAAATTAAACAAAAAGAAGCAGAGCTTGATGCAATTAAGACCCAAATAAGACCACATTATTTGTACAATACATTAGAAATTATACGTATGAGTGCACTAGCTGAAGATGCAGAAAATACAGAAGAAATGATTGTTGCGCTTTCGAATCAACTGCGATATGTTATTGGACATAGTAAACAAAGAGTTACATTGAAAATGGAAATTGAAATGATTTATCATTATTTTAAAATAATCAAAATACGATTTGAAAATAGAGTATCTTTAGAAATGAATATTCCAAAAGAATTTTATGAATATAAAATTTTAAAACTCTTGATACAACCAGTAGTTGAAAATGCAGTTATTCATGGGCTAAAAGTTAAAAAGGGAAAAGGCAAGGTTAAACTTAGTGCAAGAGTTGTTGATAACACCTTAGAAGTGCAAATTATTGATGATGGAATAGGCATGGATGAAACCAAAGTAGATATAATCCGAAAAATGCTTGATTCTAACAATTTGAATAATGATATATCAAGTGATCAAGAAAGTATTGGATTAAAAAATGTACATGATCGTATTCAAATGACATATGGAAAACAATTTGGACTTTTTGTGAAAAGTAAAAAAAATTATGGAACTTTAGTGACATTAACGATTCCGGTAGAGAAAGGAGGAGAATAA
- a CDS encoding alpha-L-fucosidase, whose translation MIQTWFENAKLGIFVHWGIYAVDKRGGESWPIVKAEVSFNDYYKQIKAFDASTYQPKIWAKLFAESGAKYAVLTTKHHDGVTLWPTKESGPSIPKEIGLADLVGPFVDAISEEGLHTGLYFSHTDWAHKAHFEVITGLTDQELEPLKTVKTNFLQIWEKSFETDAPMDKKIVKEKWEEFLEFEKRQIKELLTWYGQIDLLWFDVMLHRPGYDYHCQQLKAYIENLSPHTIVNSRLGDYGDYETPEQFIPVYPPQGPWEVCMTTNDTWSYTGAEKNYKTPYEIITMFCECLGQGGNMLLNVGPDSSGLIPEQQVSILKILGQWIKKHEEAVYDTVRGLPHGYTYNMTSLNKAQDTIYIYLSHRPKEATAIKGIRNKIKKIKILGEKTLCHYKRIGGAPWLNVPGTLWIDVEKDKLDDYVTVLKIELEGPLDLYNGCGVEININ comes from the coding sequence ATGATACAAACATGGTTTGAAAATGCAAAGCTTGGTATTTTTGTTCACTGGGGAATTTATGCAGTCGACAAAAGAGGTGGGGAATCTTGGCCTATTGTGAAAGCAGAAGTCAGCTTTAATGATTATTATAAACAGATAAAAGCTTTTGATGCAAGTACTTATCAACCTAAAATATGGGCTAAACTCTTTGCAGAAAGTGGAGCAAAATATGCAGTCTTAACGACAAAACACCATGATGGGGTCACACTATGGCCAACAAAAGAATCTGGTCCAAGCATACCAAAAGAAATTGGCCTAGCTGATTTAGTTGGGCCATTTGTTGATGCAATTAGCGAAGAAGGGCTTCACACAGGATTATATTTCTCGCATACAGACTGGGCTCATAAAGCTCATTTTGAAGTGATTACCGGATTAACAGATCAAGAATTAGAACCATTGAAAACAGTAAAAACCAATTTTCTACAAATATGGGAAAAAAGTTTTGAAACTGATGCACCAATGGATAAAAAAATAGTAAAAGAAAAATGGGAAGAGTTCCTTGAATTTGAAAAGCGACAAATTAAAGAGCTATTAACATGGTATGGTCAAATTGACCTGCTTTGGTTTGATGTCATGCTACATCGACCGGGGTATGACTACCATTGCCAACAACTTAAAGCATATATTGAAAATTTAAGTCCCCATACTATTGTAAATTCGCGACTTGGGGATTATGGAGATTATGAAACACCGGAACAGTTCATACCTGTATATCCACCTCAAGGGCCATGGGAAGTATGTATGACAACAAATGATACTTGGTCCTATACAGGAGCAGAAAAGAATTATAAGACGCCATATGAAATCATTACAATGTTTTGTGAATGCTTAGGTCAAGGAGGCAATATGCTCCTTAATGTCGGACCTGATTCCTCTGGCCTTATTCCGGAGCAACAAGTCAGTATTTTAAAAATACTAGGACAGTGGATCAAAAAACATGAAGAGGCAGTTTATGATACAGTTAGAGGCTTACCCCATGGCTATACTTATAATATGACAAGTCTTAATAAAGCCCAAGATACTATTTATATTTATCTATCGCATAGACCTAAAGAAGCTACAGCTATTAAAGGGATTAGAAATAAAATCAAAAAAATAAAAATTCTTGGGGAAAAGACATTATGTCACTATAAGAGAATAGGTGGAGCTCCTTGGCTAAATGTACCGGGGACTTTATGGATCGATGTAGAAAAAGATAAATTAGATGATTATGTTACAGTATTAAAAATCGAACTGGAAGGACCGTTGGACTTATATAATGGGTGTGGAGTAGAGATTAATATTAATTAA
- a CDS encoding response regulator, whose amino-acid sequence MIIVDDEPLIVRGIERLVNWGKLGVEIVGTANCGEEALELIRNTGPDVVISDISMPDLSGIEVLKILNKENINTKIIFISGYQEFEYAREALKAGAFDYLVKPIDKQQLTEAVNKIAQDKQLTDFEISFLNDGEKLQSNGYYMFLNCKHDLDHTFSEEEKEIIYFSTYNIIEEITKKYAGHWVISKNNHIYVLTYHEEIMELEHVKNSLPTDIIESVREATTQLLSIGVSEVVEGINNVKFAYEMSNQVMEKEFFYGHGSVFYYKEEYTSKYKLEKLYELQENIAKEIIKFTKKKYLENCEYFINIIKEIALLDTKTIIHYYISTINFIEKDVIKKGIEIEGINLEELNKKLNAVHKFQELKNLMIQYFLKLYDKVNHYVEVKENQEILTVREYIKKHFRENILLETVANLVYMNPNYFSFYFKKQMGVNFKEYLTDIRMREAEKILMTTDKKIYEIAEYVGFNDYRHFSEVFRKTYGKLPSEYKQKQK is encoded by the coding sequence ATGATTATAGTAGATGATGAGCCATTAATTGTTCGAGGTATTGAACGATTAGTAAATTGGGGAAAATTAGGTGTAGAGATTGTTGGAACGGCTAACTGTGGGGAAGAGGCATTAGAATTAATACGAAATACAGGGCCTGATGTTGTTATATCAGATATAAGTATGCCGGACTTATCAGGGATTGAAGTTTTAAAAATATTAAATAAAGAAAATATAAATACAAAGATTATTTTCATTAGTGGATATCAAGAATTTGAATATGCAAGAGAGGCATTAAAAGCAGGAGCATTTGATTATCTAGTGAAGCCAATTGATAAGCAACAGTTAACAGAGGCGGTTAATAAGATTGCACAGGATAAGCAATTGACAGATTTTGAAATTAGTTTTTTAAACGATGGAGAAAAACTACAGTCCAATGGATATTATATGTTTTTGAACTGTAAACATGATTTAGACCATACTTTTTCAGAAGAAGAAAAAGAAATTATTTATTTCTCGACATATAATATAATTGAAGAGATTACAAAAAAATATGCAGGACATTGGGTCATAAGTAAAAATAATCATATTTATGTACTAACTTATCATGAAGAGATAATGGAATTAGAACATGTAAAAAATAGTTTGCCAACGGATATTATAGAAAGTGTAAGAGAAGCTACAACACAATTACTTTCCATCGGTGTAAGTGAGGTTGTAGAAGGAATTAATAATGTTAAATTTGCCTATGAAATGTCAAATCAAGTGATGGAAAAAGAATTTTTTTATGGACATGGGAGTGTGTTTTATTATAAAGAAGAATATACCTCTAAATATAAGCTTGAAAAATTATATGAATTACAAGAAAATATAGCAAAGGAAATAATAAAATTTACTAAAAAAAAATATCTTGAGAATTGTGAGTATTTTATAAATATTATTAAAGAAATTGCCCTTTTAGATACAAAAACGATAATTCATTATTATATATCAACCATAAATTTTATTGAAAAAGATGTAATAAAAAAAGGCATTGAAATTGAAGGTATTAACTTAGAAGAGCTTAATAAAAAGTTAAATGCAGTCCACAAATTTCAAGAATTAAAAAATCTAATGATTCAATACTTTTTGAAATTATACGATAAGGTTAATCATTATGTTGAAGTTAAAGAAAATCAAGAAATTTTGACAGTGAGAGAATATATTAAAAAACATTTTAGAGAAAATATTTTACTAGAGACTGTAGCTAATTTGGTGTATATGAACCCTAATTACTTTAGCTTCTATTTTAAAAAACAAATGGGAGTAAATTTCAAGGAATATTTAACAGATATACGAATGCGAGAAGCAGAAAAAATATTAATGACAACAGATAAAAAAATATATGAAATTGCAGAATATGTCGGGTTTAATGATTATAGACATTTTAGTGAAGTTTTTCGAAAAACATACGGGAAATTGCCAAGTGAATATAAACAAAAACAAAAGTAA